TGTAGCTCGTCTGATGCACGGTAAGGAGCTATTTCTtgatttctcttcttttggaCCGGGCTCTAACTTTCGCACAGCGCTGATAAGCAAGTGCATTTGCTTGGGCCGCTCTCCGGGATTCCGTCGCTGTGATGTAGAGAGGGCTCTCAGTGCTGCTGTATCGACATGAAGGGAGACCTGACTTCGAATGCCATTTCGGTTGCGCCAAGGCATAAAACGGCCACGACGCATGTGTCATGCCATGGAAAGACACCGCATACCTGCCTTCTGGTTTCAATTCTTGTCGGAGAAACCGTCTTCGGATGCTCAATCGGGGCAAACGCAGCCTTACGGACATTGAACAGACTCCCTTTCCACCCAATTCACGCGATAACTAATCTCTTCCGATGAGAGTGATCTCTGTTGGTCTTCAATGAACCCGTTCAAAAAGCGCCCAGAGAGTTCATATCTGTGGTCTGGTGGAAATAATCTCTTCAAAACCAGAATATGACGAACACCAAGGCCTTGCGTTGGCTATACTCTCCAGGTCTGTTTTCATTTCTTAGCTAGGATTGTAGAGGTCTCAAGGTGTATGACGCTGAGGCTTTTTGCCCTCCATTGGATCGAAAGGCTCAATCGCTTCgtattcttcttcattaGTCAACCTATCACTATATATCTTAGTTTATCTCGTAATTATTACAAAAAGGATCTATGTATATGCAGTACACAAGGTGCCAGTACAGACAAACAACGTAAAAGGTTCATCGACGTTTCATCAACGCATCAAGTCATCCGAATATCCTTCTCTTCAGTCCCCCAGCCCTCCTGATTCCTAGGGCTGCCCGCAACCCGCGGAGTGTACAAGTAGAACTGAAACCCAAGGTAGAAGTCGCAAACGCACTGGAACATGGCGCACAGACGGAACGCCCAGGGGACGAACTGgccgccgaagaagaaataGCTGAGCTTCATCGTGTCACCGAGAACCCATGCCGCGACGACGGAGAGACGGAAGCCCTTGCACGAGCGAGAACTGTGGTTGGCGATTATCTGGGGCAATGGGAGCGTTGCCTCAATGGCTAGACCAACATAGCCTAGCAGATCGATGTAGGTTTGTGAGTAGGACATTAAGACGTGGATAAAGGTCAGGCTAGCGGCGAAATATGCGAGGAACATCCAATACCTAGCGATGATGGTATGTCAGTTTACCATGCGATTGAGGGGATGGTAACGTGTGAACAGGACATACGGTCTAGCATTCTTCCATTGCCAGAACTCATACGGCCTGGACAATCCGCCTGCATCGAGGTTACTAAACGGCGTATGCTCGATTCCGCTCTTGATCCCCGGAGACGGCCTGTTATCCAGTGCAACCTTGAGCAACACGATCTGAACCCCGATTGTAATCACAGCCTGTACTAGCAGCGAGACATCGTAGTAAGCTCCGAACCAATAGAATACCCTATTGCGAAAGTGTTAACCGCCAATGCCGAATAATCCGCCGTCCAGACCGGATTCTTACTTCATAATCGACGCGATAAGCATAATCAACGGGATGTCCAACGAAAACCCGGCCGAGCTCCTGTTCCGATTAATGCTGATAATCT
This sequence is a window from Aspergillus chevalieri M1 DNA, chromosome 5, nearly complete sequence. Protein-coding genes within it:
- a CDS encoding PQ-loop repeat-containing protein (COG:S;~EggNog:ENOG410PHKS;~InterPro:IPR006603;~PFAM:PF04193;~TransMembrane:6 (i41-61o67-88i128-149o155-174i186-206o212-235i)), with the protein product MMYLISKALQYGAPFFIITSPVTSYADQIISINRNRSSAGFSLDIPLIMLIASIMKVFYWFGAYYDVSLLVQAVITIGVQIVLLKVALDNRPSPGIKSGIEHTPFSNLDAGGLSRPYEFWQWKNARPYWMFLAYFAASLTFIHVLMSYSQTYIDLLGYVGLAIEATLPLPQIIANHSSRSCKGFRLSVVAAWVLGDTMKLSYFFFGGQFVPWAFRLCAMFQCVCDFYLGFQFYLYTPRVAGSPRNQEGWGTEEKDIRMT